CAAAATATTATTGTTAGCAGTAGGGTACCACTGATAAACAATGTTTTGAGGTCCTACGTGCTGACTTCTGACTGGTTCTGCATTGCTTTGCCCTGCTGCAAAAATGACACGGATGAAAAGAGCAATATTAAACTGGtataggaaataaataattggaAGGAGATCCGTATTGCTGTCAGAGTCTCTAGAGGGTTGCTAACACTGTAGCAGGATCGTGACCGCTGGGCAGATGAGGGATTTGTTGGTTCTATGGGTAGTTTGCAACGACCAAGGTcttatttttaccttttgacATTTCATGTTCACATCATAAAATGATTTAATAGGTCAGAGCAAGACTGAACAGTGACTAAAGGTAAGCTACACATTTGTGGAGCTTTTCACACACTCTAATTACTGTGTAGTCTCGTGAGACTTCTGCTTTTTctaatcacattttaaaaaaaccccagacttTTCAAAGATGTGTCCTTTGCCAGGGAACCAGATGTGTGGGAGGAGAGACACATTCCTTCAAAGCAGAGCAAGCAAACTGCAGTGACTGTGCAATGCCTGACCTGTTTCCTTTACTTGAGGCTacacttgcaaaatattttaaacattcagGCTGCGTCAGATAACACTGAATTTTCTTCACCTgtttctgctctgcctcagtCTCGACTAAAGTATGTCTGTGTTCTAGAGCACAGTTGTGGCCCTTTCCCTGGCATTATGGGAAGGCTGGTTTAGTTGCTGTGGAATATACTCAGTGTTCTTTTGCATTATTTCAGCTGCAGGAGAGAAGACTGGCCAGGGCAGGAACCTGAAGCCATTAGTTCTATTTCTAGAGCTGTCAGGTCCTGTCTGTGTCACTGTAGCCCTGATACAGCGAGGTTCACATGGCCCAGGACTCATGGACTGCCAGTCCAGTGGGGAGACCTGGGCTGGATGGGGcctggaactgggaatggggaaaaccGTGGCAGTGTGCCTGACCCTTTAAGTTGAGTGTTGCTGGAGTAACACCAGTACACAGTAATCTGCAGGAATGGGATCCCTGAGGGACACATGCCATGCTACCTCATTCAGAGTGCAACAGCTCAGAATTAACACAGTTGGAAACAAAACATCTTGCATTTTATATCTCTTACATCGAGCAGGGATATGTCACTTGAGGTGGGGCTGTGGTGTGATCCCAAAACCTTTCTCTAAGTATATGTCAATTCCCTTTCTTTCCaagtcccctccagccccctgcccacaCCTTGCCCATGTGCAAAGACACTGGAGTGTTCTGTGAGGCAGTAAAAAGTCCCAGCAGAGATCCAGGCTGGCAGGACCTTTTgggactttttcccaggctgtggTCAGCTAAAAAATTGTACTAGTTATTAGTATTGAGACACAAGAAGTCATAATTACTTACCAGGGATTTCAGCATTCATGTTCTTAACATGAAATGTTAAAATGCCAAAACAATGTGATTGTCTCCAAATCCTAAACTGTGGTTCTTCTGTTTCAAGCCCCCAGACTGCTGAAGAAGATCCAAGCAGAGTTATTCCCTGACTGCTCAGGAAGTATTAAGCTGTGCTGTCAGTTTGGTGACATTCATGGTGACTCCATCATTACATGGACTAAAGATTCCAAGGTACTTGCTCGGCTGCAGAGAAGGTAAGGGAATGTGTCTGAAGGACTGGGAGTTCTGGGGTAACTTTGCTATTCATAGGAGACAGATCTTCTCACAATGCATTGATATTGGTCACAGTTTGTGTTACATCACCTCTCAGCTTGTTCACACACAGTGTCATCCAGATTtcaaaaaaaatatcaaagaagTTTGAACCTCATTTAACCTAGTGAAAGGTGGAAATAAAAGCTTCTTGAAGGCATTAACCTCATCTaccttttgcattttaatgaaagTAGTTATTTTCCTTGTAGCAGTAATGAACTAAAAAAACTGTTTAGAATGTTAAtgtttcaaaaatacaaaattaacattaccccaaaaaaaaaaaaaacaattccaTCAAAATGCACACTTCtgagaagatgaaaaattttGTAGGAAGGATTCTTCTTAGATGTTCTTTTAAGTGGGGAGAAAAAGTTGCATGAATTGGTTAAACTTTCTATTCTGATTCTTCTTGTTTTAACTCTTCTGATTTTGATTGTTGTATTGCAATATCAATTGTAGTATTAATACATGCCTTTCTCTGCTAAATAATCATGCTGTGTTTTAACAAATAAACAGTGCAGAGAGATCAAATTTATCAGTTGTTCCAGTGATAACAAGTAAAATATGTGATAGCACAAAATgctctgttccagtgcccaggaTGACTCTCCCGTCTCTCTGGAAATAGCTGAAGCCAGTTACCAAGACCAGGGAATGTATTATTGCTGCTTGAATAACATGTATGGAAAGGTGACTGCTGAGTTTCACCTGACTGCTGCAGGTAAGCCTCAGTTTAGAGTTTTGATTAATAACAATGACAATGACAGTTTCCATTCAGAGTTTTTTActacaaaattcttttttttttttttttttgtttcctcctaGTATTGGAACGTCTCTCAAGTTTTCAGAGTTATGAAGGTAAATATAAAGTGAAGTAGCGTTGTAGTCATACATAGACACACAGACTGGCAGCTCTTTGGCACAAACACATGGTTCTTGCAGGTCACCTGCTGTGTAACTGTACTCCAGGAGAAAGGCAGGCATGGAGCTTTGGAATGCTTTCCCTGTGTGTTAACTGGTGTTCAGTGACACCTGGCATGTGGCCTGTGCTGCAGCTAAAGATAGTGCCTTGCCAGTGGGGTTGTCATTCCTCAACAGCCTGCAGCAATCCAGGCCTTCAGTTGTCATGgtgacttttctttctttcccttgaagaattaaaattaagcatttatttCCTTGTGCAAAATAAAGACAGGACTTTTCATGTAGCAGCACTGTATAACTTTTAATCAGAGAATTTCAGATGGAATTAAGGAGTGTTCTAATTCTGGCCTTATCTGTGCAGTGTTTCCTCTGTGCTTTGAAGAGAGGCAATAGTGTACAGAGGCTAAACCAGAGGTAACTGCAAGAGACATCTGGAAGGACTTCCTTGTGTTGTAGTTCTATTCTCCTATTTATCTTCTTTACTGATGGTCCTTGAAATGTTATCATTAGAGACACTTGAAGTGCAGTTAGAATTTTTTAGTTTCTCTCAGTGcttaacttttttcccccttatgaattttttttgcattttggatTCCAATGATCATTTAAAGGGGTGAAACCCAGAGTCTTCCTTGATTTCATCCGTAACAGACTTGTTCGCTACACTCTTGTCTTCTCTCCTTTTGATCCTGAACTGCCACCTTTCTCCATGCTGGCTTTAGATCGTACAGGCGAGCAGCTGCCcctcaggagctgcctggggtcCCAGCCCTCAGTAATACAATTTGTGCTTCCACTGagcattttttctctcctctctggaGAGATGCATCTGCTGTCCCATGCCCactcctccctgtgcctgcagagatGCCTGTTATGTTTTAGGTGTGGAAGAAATAGAATTCATGCAGCTGATGTTCCGAGAAGATCCCCTCAGCTCCAGCTACTTTGGTGGGACACTGCATGGAGCAATAATGACAGAGGGGCTGCACTTCGGCGAGGGGATGCACCGCAGAGCCTTCCGCAGCCGCGTGCTTCAGGGCCTGGCACCCGCCTTCGCCCCCGGCCACCCCTGCGTGCTGAAGGTGCACAGCGCCCTCACCTACGGCACCAAGAGCAGGGACGAGCTGCTGCAGAAGAACTACAGTCTGGCACTGCAGGTGAGCTGCCCCTGGCCTTTGTAATCCAGACTTGTGGGCCAAAGCTGTCCTCATGTTCAAACAGATGATCTGTTGAATGTTTTGAGCAATATTCCCATAGGCATGTCTGTTGTAATACAGGAATGCTATGTCCAAAATACTGCAAGAGAGTATGCAAAGTTATATGCAGCTGAAGCTGAACCCTTGGAAGGCTTTGGAGAAGTACCAGAGTgagtataaatatatattttatatacatatatgctTACGTATACTGTCCTGTGCCATGGCAACCCACTGATTGCTAGGActaaagaggaaagaggaaaccTGGGAACAGTGTTACAGCTCTTCCAGCTTGGTTTAGAGTTGGTTGCTGTTCATTCACTCTCTGAGATCACTGGCCACTTCTGTCTGTTTCTTACCCTCTTACTGAAAGAATTCTCAGGATTTTATTAGTTTCTATCCCTTGATTTCAGAATCattcagatttttcttattCATCGCCCTACTAATAACATCCCCTATGCCACAGTGGAGGAGGAGCTGGTTGGGGAGTTTGTGAAATACTCTGTCAAGGATGGCAAGGAAGTGAATTTCCTGAGAAGAGACTCAGAGGCTGGCCAGAAGTGTTGCACCTTTCAGCACTGGGTGTATGAGAAGACCAATGGGAACTTGCTTGTCACTGACCTGCAAGGTGAGTTGTCTGAGTAGGGGCAATTTTTATCTAGCTTATGTTCTTGTAAGAGGgcagtttggaaaagaaaactaaatcTTACACTCTTAATGGAGGAGTTGTTCTTTCACACGTACCTTAATGAATCAAGACACTCTGTATGAGCCAAATCTGCCTTTTTGTCCACCACCCAACGATTAATGAAATAGCTGCTGAGTGAAAGACTGCAGGTGTTAATAACACCCCAGTCCTCCCCCTTAGTATTTGAATACTCACCAACAATCACTCAGCATTGGAATGCTCCACATTTGGGTCCTGGCTAGTTTTGaagaaatatattctttcaAAAGGAAGGATAGAGAAGAAACACCCTCGTGTTTGCTAAGTGCTTCCTCAGCTCCCATGCATGTGACTCCTCTTCAGTGCTGCAGTGTATTTGGAACAGGGGAAGACAGACCCTTcttgaagaaaaacagaaaaagctggAATCTTAAGAAACATCCTATATTCTTTTACAtgtgaaggcagaaaaaatagcaaaaaggcATCTAAACAAGATCCCTGAAGTAATTTaaggggaggagaaagaacaaaatcctAGCACAGGAAACAAGCTGTGCTGTTGATCACCCTGACAGCTTTAAAATAGTAGCATGAGCCTGACTTCTAGAAACTTCTGGTGACACAGAGAACATCCTCTTCTTAACTGGGgtgctttaaaatgctttgaaaaaaatgtgacaaaTAATTAAAGCTAAAAAGATGACtcaataaataatatttaatgcCTCCATATGTGAATATTGTCCCAGAAATTCCAGTGTAAGCTAAGctctctgttttccttgctgCCTTGCAGGTGTAGGGATGAAGTTAACGGATGTTGGCATAGCAACCCTGGCCAAAGGGTGAGTGAACATGATTTCTCAGCAGCACGGTTGTGCTTTACTCATCTGCCTCTTCACAATTAAATGTGGATGGGGGAGGGTGCACTGGAAATTCATTCTTGCTTTAACTTTAGAAGAAAACAGTCCTTATCTAAATGTTTTAACTTCTTTGTGTTCATATTTATGGAAACCCACCTGTAGAGGAAAcgcttttattttgttatgaAAGAATGGGGCTACCCTGTAGATTgagctttgtttttcctgcatgcCTCCCTTGAAAGGGGCTTGTCCAAAGGGTATTTCACAAGTGACATGAAGGGTTCTGGTGACAGCAGGTAAGGCTCCTGGTGGTCCATCAGCTGGAGGAAGGTAGGGCTGAACACACGgggccagcactggctgcagtcTGTGGTAAAAGGCAACCCAGAATCcctcctgcaggcagcaaaaGTGCCAGAACTTTGGGATATGTATTTGTGACACAAGCTTTTATAAAGACTC
This sequence is a window from Vidua chalybeata isolate OUT-0048 chromosome Z, bVidCha1 merged haplotype, whole genome shotgun sequence. Protein-coding genes within it:
- the ALPK2 gene encoding alpha-protein kinase 2 isoform X2 — translated: MVTPSLHGLKIPSAQDDSPVSLEIAEASYQDQGMYYCCLNNMYGKVTAEFHLTAAVLERLSSFQSYEGVEEIEFMQLMFREDPLSSSYFGGTLHGAIMTEGLHFGEGMHRRAFRSRVLQGLAPAFAPGHPCVLKVHSALTYGTKSRDELLQKNYSLALQECYVQNTAREYAKLYAAEAEPLEGFGEVPEIIQIFLIHRPTNNIPYATVEEELVGEFVKYSVKDGKEVNFLRRDSEAGQKCCTFQHWVYEKTNGNLLVTDLQGVGMKLTDVGIATLAKGYKGFKGNCSFSFIEQFRALHQCNEYCEMLGLKSLRTTHQKQRKATSTKSKNLPNSSTVKKMVPKKAREPRDFTYSEH